The Daucus carota subsp. sativus chromosome 2, DH1 v3.0, whole genome shotgun sequence genome includes a window with the following:
- the LOC108210109 gene encoding metal tolerance protein 1, whose product MDMQHSEQGHIIEVCGDLQVQERTAGANKICDGAPCGFSDAKSSPKEAKERSDSMRKLVIAVALCIVFMTVEVVGGLKANSLAILTDAAHLLSDVAAFAISLFSLWASGWEATPRQSYGFFRIEILGALVSIQMIWLLAGILVYEAISRFFYETGEVQGFLMFLVSAFGLVVNIIMAVLLGHDHGHSHGHGHSHDHGHGHGGHDHSDANEHNHEHTDDMHTHGMTIKTQVVSKAGHSKHDKNHHHAHATDPTVPLLGPSSESEGEHNKQKKQRNINVQGAYLHVLGDSIQSIGVMIGGAIIWYKPEWKIIDLICTLIFSVIVLGTTINMLGNIWEVLMENTPREIDATRLEQGLCEMDEVVAIHELHIWAITVGKVLLACHVKVKPEADADMVLDKVVDYIKKEYNISHVTIQIEREPQT is encoded by the coding sequence ATGGATATGCAACATTCTGAGCAAGGACACATCATTGAGGTATGTGGAGATCTTCAAGTTCAAGAGAGGACAGCAGGCGCAAATAAAATTTGTGATGGAGCACCATGTGGATTTTCTGATGCTAAATCCAGTCCCAAAGAAGCAAAAGAAAGATCAGATTCAATGCGAAAGCTTGTGATTGCTGTTGCACTCTGCATTGTTTTTATGACCGTAGAAGTTGTCGGAGGTCTAAAAGCCAACAGTCTAGCTATTCTGACAGATGCTGCTCATCTGTTGTCAGATGTTGCTGCTTTTGCAATTTCATTGTTCTCACTGTGGGCATCAGGATGGGAAGCTACCCCTCGCCAGTCCTATGGTTTTTTCCGGATTGAGATACTCGGAGCTTTGGTCTCAATTCAAATGATATGGCTACTTGCTGGCATCCTCGTCTATGAAGCCATTTCAAGATTCTTTTATGAAACAGGTGAAGTTCAGGGCTTCCTTATGTTTCTTGTTTCAGCATTCGGTTTAGTGGTTAATATTATCATGGCTGTTCTGCTGGGCCACGATCATGGCCACAGTCATGGCCATGGTCATAGTCATGATCACGGTCATGGCCATGGCGGTCATGATCACAGCGATGCGAACGAGCACAACCATGAGCATACTGATGATATGCACACACATGGAATGACAATCAAAACTCAAGTGGTGAGCAAAGCTGGGCATTCCAAACATGATAAGAATCACCACCATGCTCATGCAACTGATCCTACCGTACCTCTGCTTGGTCCTTCCTCTGAATCTGAAGGTGAACACAATAAGCAGAAGAAGCAACGGAACATAAATGTTCAGGGTGCGTATCTTCATGTATTAGGGGATTCAATTCAAAGCATTGGGGTGATGATTGGTGGAGCCATTATATGGTATAAACCTGAATGGAAGATCATTGATCTAATATGCACTCTCATTTTCTCTGTGATTGTGCTGGGAACTACTATCAACATGTTGGGAAACATATGGGAGGTTCTGATGGAGAACACTCCCCGAGAAATTGATGCAACAAGGCTTGAGCAGGGACTTTGTGAGATGGATGAGGTTGTTGCAATACATGAGTTGCACATATGGGCAATTACAGTCGGGAAAGTGCTACTAGCTTGTCATGTAAAAGTGAAGCCTGAAGCCGACGCGGACATGGTACTGGACAAAGTTGTGGATTACATTAAAAAAGAATACAACATAAGTCACGTAACTATTCAGATTGAAAGAGAGCCACAGACTTGA
- the LOC108208247 gene encoding soluble inorganic pyrophosphatase 1 isoform X2: MSTEEGGTPKSPSGGKAPKLNERILSSLSRRQVAAHPWHDLDIGPGAPQTVNVVCEITKGSKVKYELDKKTGLIKVDRILYSSVVYPHNYGFIPRTLCEDNDPMDVLVLMQEPVIPGCFLRAKAIGLMPMIDQGEKDDKIIAVCADDPEYRHYTDINQLPPHRLMEIRRFFEDYKKNENKEVAVNEFLPPATAHEAIQHSMDLYAEYILHSDK; encoded by the exons aTGAGCACTGAGGAAGGAGGCACGCCAAAGTCTCCCAGCGGAGGCAAGGCTCCCAAGTTGAATGAGAGGATCCTCTCGTCTTTGTCCAGGAGACAAGTTGCAGCTCATCCGTGGCATGATCTTGATATCG GACCTGGAGCTCCCCAAACCGTGAACGTT GTCTGCGAGATTACTAAAGGGAGTAAGGTGAAATATGAACTTGATAAGAAAACTGGTCTCATCAAGGTTGATCGTATCTTATACTCCTCGGTTGTCTATCCTCACAACTACGGATTCATTCCTCGAACATTATGTGAAGATAACGACCCCATGGATGTTTTGGTCTTGATGCAG GAGCCAGTCATTCCTGGATGCTTTCTCCGTGCCAAGGCTATAGGACTGATGCCAATGATTGATCAG GGAGAGAAGGATGACAAAATTATTGCAGTGTGTGCTGACGATCCAGAGTATCGTCATTATACTGATATCAACCAACTCCCCCCACATCGCCTTATGGAGATCCGTCGCTTTTTTGAAGATT ACAAGAAGAATGAAAACAAGGAGGTTGCAGTGAACGAGTTTCTGCCTCCAGCTACAGCTCATGAAGCAATCCAACACTCTAT GGATCTCTATGCTGAGTACATCTTGCACAGTGACAAATAA
- the LOC108208247 gene encoding soluble inorganic pyrophosphatase 1 isoform X1, which translates to MSTEEGGTPKSPSGGKAPKLNERILSSLSRRQVAAHPWHDLDIGPGAPQTVNVVCEITKGSKVKYELDKKTGLIKVDRILYSSVVYPHNYGFIPRTLCEDNDPMDVLVLMQEPVIPGCFLRAKAIGLMPMIDQGEKDDKIIAVCADDPEYRHYTDINQLPPHRLMEIRRFFEDYKKNENKEVAVNEFLPPATAHEAIQHSMDLYAEYILHSLRK; encoded by the exons aTGAGCACTGAGGAAGGAGGCACGCCAAAGTCTCCCAGCGGAGGCAAGGCTCCCAAGTTGAATGAGAGGATCCTCTCGTCTTTGTCCAGGAGACAAGTTGCAGCTCATCCGTGGCATGATCTTGATATCG GACCTGGAGCTCCCCAAACCGTGAACGTT GTCTGCGAGATTACTAAAGGGAGTAAGGTGAAATATGAACTTGATAAGAAAACTGGTCTCATCAAGGTTGATCGTATCTTATACTCCTCGGTTGTCTATCCTCACAACTACGGATTCATTCCTCGAACATTATGTGAAGATAACGACCCCATGGATGTTTTGGTCTTGATGCAG GAGCCAGTCATTCCTGGATGCTTTCTCCGTGCCAAGGCTATAGGACTGATGCCAATGATTGATCAG GGAGAGAAGGATGACAAAATTATTGCAGTGTGTGCTGACGATCCAGAGTATCGTCATTATACTGATATCAACCAACTCCCCCCACATCGCCTTATGGAGATCCGTCGCTTTTTTGAAGATT ACAAGAAGAATGAAAACAAGGAGGTTGCAGTGAACGAGTTTCTGCCTCCAGCTACAGCTCATGAAGCAATCCAACACTCTAT GGACCTTTATGCCGAGTACATCTTGCACAGCTTGAGAAAATAG